ttctctatcagtgattgatagagataagtggctgccgatttgtataatatttttgaccgggttcggtcaaaacgggttcggccgaacccggtgaagttcggattcgctgcgaaccgaacttttccggaagttcggaccgaaaccgggttcggttgtcccggttcgctcatctctagtcagaatcataaataacaattaacattaatcagagcaggggaagtccttgaagccattttttagatatgctttacctcgagttagccatctgcaaccaccaccaacacattacctccagccgtaaaccagctcggaggcaccgctcacctctgcagatggctccaaccaccagaagaccacttcaaagggataacaccatatgaagtcttcaaaccatgtaccttttttgggggacgcatacccctgatgcgacccccccaccattttgtcctgaccgacctcaaggactccccccgccacagcgaaacaggccttgaccaccttaagcctgtgagttccgccacaccaccaccgccctttcaattccttatGCTAGcgccaggctccacaaatcaatcccaacctcagtcagatgaaccccatcactcctccagtaattccctactcctgactccaaatccctgtgcctcacacaaatgcccccattcttggccacGAAACGGGACATCGCCCGATTtacttttatgcgagccttattgaccctctccacCGACCTAGCCAgctgccaatgcttccttggaacaATGTCAGACCAAACAATCACTAAtccgggataagaaacccacaaacacaacagatcatgtttgatatcccgcaccaactcccaaAAGGGGCGAAcccccaaatcatttccccccacGTGCAACACCAGGACTTccggaaccctatccagccgagagtatgtctgaaactatGCCAACACCCCACTGcacaacatacctctaaatcccagctaatgcaaaaccgcgtcctgccgcggaatgcgcagctggcgaccgtcagggcggacgtccgccctcaaagccccccaatgcacgtaagagtggcccaaaaaccacacaagacacggaagctgatctgaaacggaaaagaaaattaaatacaAGAACACACACTTTTAACACCCAATAACAATATGAtgcataacaaatgagggcgcacgtagtacctaaatctgttggactcccaacggccaatgcgccgcgccccctcgtcgtccaacccccagcgccccgcctcagttgctgcgccaatcctaaaGGAGTGAGATGAGTAAGGGCCCGCCGCGACCccgaccgccgccaagcattttttaaatactgcgccaaattgatatctggacaaaaacgacccatcctcgtgacgtagcaacggcaactcgggcgaccccacctgtggtttaaaagcacgcatgcaagcgaccgggcacatcgccgatcccgggagggcaaacaaaactATGCGCTTTCCTTTGCccatttggtcagtttttgaccgccgcaaccagacctcgagtctatccccatatagacccacctcctccagtctcaacccccctgcccgcttggtactaggtgaaaCCAGCTCGCCAATTTTAAGTGCACCAAAAAACGCTAAAGAAAATGCTAACTGGAATAACTCAACCTcggacgaagaacgacagacagacACTAGCGATACGCCCAAAGAAACgaggagagcaaaagacatgggCCGTCTACAATCTGCTtcgaccctacctcgacgcagacCCTTTAAAGCTTGCCCCACTAAAAATTCCTTCGACACATCCCGAAAACCTCGCAACTTGAAACCAAAAGCCAGCGCGGACACGAAACGATTGACCTTTGCCaccgaaaaccccgcctcccaggcgtcccccaaccaatacaaaagtgccaccaacctgtcttggtccgtgctgacgttacccaactctcctacccactcctcccactgcttccaacaagcagaataagcactccatgtcgtacgtgccaatgacctttccaccaatcgctctacgggaccgaaaccagatcccagagatgttccggacaaacCAAACCGAGACgccccgctcccggtgccaattgatgaaatcgatcccactgtgagcgagaaagagcatcagcaatacaattccgtacccccggcacatgcaccgccaccacccatgcgtTCAAAGACAAACAcagcaaaactaaatgtcgcaacaactgaactaccgggggagaggatgcagtgatgttattaatggccagcaccaaccccatgttgtcgcagtaaaaacgaaccttcttatccctgagcctgtccccccaaatggttgccgcaaccacgatagggaacagctcgagcagggccagattccgcgtgagtccactggacacccagctagccggccaattACCTGCGCACCAAGGACCACCCCCGTACGCACCAAACCCACCTGCcccagccgcatctgtaaaaaTTTTCaagtcactcgtatcctgcgctggagccatccatagagaGCGGCCATTATACTGACCAAGAAAATCATCCCAAacctgcagatcagcccgatgctcttcCTTGAGCCGTACAAAGTGATGTGGCgcacgaacccccgccgtcgctgccgccaaacgtctactaaaaaccctccccatcggcataatccggcacgagaaattcaacttccccagcagagactggagatcgcgcaacgtcATCTTCTTCaacctacaagcccgccgtacctcctgactcaatgaccctagcttatccgcaggaagtcgacactccattgtcaccgaatcaatttcaattcctaaaaaacaaatggtagataccgggccttcagtcttttctggcgccaaggggatcccaaaatcctttgcaaccttctgcaatgaataaagcaaattaccgcaaataggcgaaccccccgggccgacgcacaaaaaatcatccaggtaatgtatcaaagaatcgaccccggctacacccttcgtcacccattccacgaagctactaaatgcctcaaaatacgtgcaagaaagggaacaccccatcagaagacacctatccacataaaaagccccattccaaaaacaacccaacaaccgttggctctctggatgaactggcaacaaccggaaagccgcctcaatgtcggtttttgctaacagcgcgccgggCCCCGCAGCGCGAACTAGCCTCACCGCCTTGTCGAATGATGtgtacactacggagcacaactcatggtcaatcccatcattcaccgacgagcccttgggaaaagataaatgctgaattaaacgaaatttttggGGTTCTCGCTTtggcacaatacccaatggggacaccactaaatcctttattggcggatcaacaaaaggccccgccatgcggcccaacaaaacttctttaaacagtttttccgacacgacctcggcatgcaagtaagccgacaaGATTTCGCCGcgtcaccggaacctcataaggaggcggaggaataatgaaaccaacacgaaaaccttcataaattaacttggccgcaaccctatctgGATACTGATTTAGATacgggaccatcctttccaccctcaccggcgacaaccccttgaccagtcgaggaggactggttccctgaccgcttttttcgcatacattttgcagccccgtgggatgaaccattacattctgaacacacgtgcttgaacttacacgtggccccgaacttacactggccatcattaaattgccagcagaatcccagttttgcccctgaaccttgcccggcctggctagactgacctccttggccaacgctcccgggaaaggactgcttcaccTGAGCCGTAACCCTCAACCAAAGGGCAATATCCttctgatcccaccgaatcgccggccgaaccgccttccgctgtcggaattgctcatcgtaccttAACCACGCCTGACCCtcgtacgccctatgagcctccccgatggcatcaaaatagcaaaataacgctgagcaattttccggcgccttctctCCGATCACGCTGGCTAGAATGGCAAAcgcttgcgaccaattgacgaacgtctgcgggataagcctataccgccgacgttcctcttcctccttcttactctcatcccgcttgcctttatccaaattgaatttcgcaagcggcagaagagaaaaaatctccacatactcgtccttccagatccgctcgcggacCTCCTGTTTTAGGTGCGCCCCTAACGGACCCTCGAAGCATACATACACctcgccacgagcacgatcatcaattcaCACCCGATCGCCCTCTTTTTGCGCCAAGGTCAGCACGGATACTGCGACCGCCTCCTTAGACGCCGCCAACCCTTCCACAATCCCGGGACGCGACTGTAACGATCCAACCTCACGgggaccttcccaaactaccgccggggaccccgCCATAACTACCggcgccgcagccctatctaGGCACCCGACcaactcccgcaagcaacccactaaatccgctaagccaacgccgtcgcgcccgaccgcgccgctaccaGCAGCCGATGCCACgcttgctgcccccacaccgacACTCGACATAAAAATAGCTGGAAACGGCAAAgaaggagttacacactcaccaggctgcccaggcgctgtgtttcCGTCAGCCGGACaatcctgacctcgccgaaaCTCGTCCAATTCGCCATCCTCCAGATCCTCTCTCGTTGAcgaatggccatcccaccgacatctcctacacggggacaacgacgtgctgacagatgggccggccaaCTGCCGCCCGAccacagggacccagacttccgaccggacctgttgcctcgtcgccgCTGATGCTCTTGGATGTCCTCCTTGAAAGTcttgaggaagcctgccccctggccggaacatcaccatgcggggcggccgtaggctgttcCCTGGTTCTTGCATCCGATggaggaggggtgacagggagcccggcctgcgactccctgttttccgccggacctcgtcgcggctggggattcctgccagggcgcagggcctgggaagaggcggccctgccagctgcctggcctgcagcatcctttgaagggctccccctgcgacgccgtgtccgcgggaccagctccgggctgaggcgttctggagggcgggaccgccgggagcgacggggagacccggcctgagccaccgtcgcccccgacgACGCTCTCTGCTTCATGCGAGCAGGAGCACGGGttgccaactccccccccccgccgccacagtACTAGCACTAGGGAGagagccgggggaggggagcctgtccccctgaGCAACTGACCTCGAGCACCGGGCCTGACGTGGAGGTGATTCAGCCCCCGGGATCCTGGacagtgcagccacggtctcctctaaccACCCGGGACCGTGGAATGCAGCTGCCGCACGCAGCTGCTCAAGCATGCCGACCTCCGACATGGTAGGTAAGCACGGAGTGGGACAGCAGAGGGAGCTTATGAATATGTGTgcttctcctcccgctgcttccggctcaatgccgaaaacagcgggaagactggtaacgtctcccctgactcctccctaccCCTCTTCTACCTCCCCCTGCATCTCCCTCttgcttaaccctttccctactaggtcctgtcatggaggcttcccttgaAGCCCTGCGTGCTGCTTCCAGCCTCGTCTATAAACTAGTTTTATATGTGCCTAAAACTTACATCTCTAATTCATTACAATCTATTTACAATCTGGTAAAAATCGCATGAATTTTCTAACATATTTAATCTATCACAGTACTAATGTATCTCACCATCTGAAGGTAAGTGTTACAACAtacagtcttgtaaaaaaaaagtacatgcaaagtttttatttctttaaccccttcaggactgagcctgttttggccttgtggacgcagccaatttttttcaaatctgacatgtgtcactttatgtggtaataacttgtgaATGCGTTTACTtatcgaagcgattctgagattgttttctcgtgacatactgtactttatgttagtggaaaaaaattgatcaataagttcagtatttgtttgtgaaaaacaccaaactttacagaaaatgtgcaaaaattagcatttttctaaatttaaatgtatctgcttgtaaaacagatagcaataccacacaaaatagttactaattaacatttcccatatgtctactttatgttggcatcgtttttcgaacatctttttcttttctaggacattacaaggcttagaactttagcagcaatttctcacattttcaagaaaatttccaaacccTATTTTCATAGgtaccagttcacttctgaagtggctttgagggccttataaaaTATTAGAGACCCCCATAAgttacccaattttaaaaactgcaccactcaaagttttaaaaacagcatttagaaagtttcttaaccctttaggtgtttcacaggaattaaagcaaagtagaggggaaatttacttttttttgtcagaaaatccatttttatctgtaacacaaaaggttttaccagagaatcgcaactcaatatttattgcccagattctgcagtttttagaaatatcccacatgtggctctagtttggtaatggactgaaacacaggcctcagaagcaaagatgcacctagtggattttggggccttctttttattagaatatattttaggcaccatgtcaagtttgaagaggtcttgtggggccaaaatagcTGAAgcaccccaaaaagacaccatttggcaaactacatcctcaaggaatgtatcaaggggtatagagcattttaaccccacaggttttttgctgaatttagtggaatttgtctgtaaaaatgaaaatctaaattttttccaataaaaatattttttttcaaggaataaagaagtAAAACCACCCCAAGATTCCTAATGCAATTTCTCTTGATTTAcagcattaccccatatgtggtagtaaactgctgtttggacacacggaggggctcagaagcgaaggagcgctatttggcttttggagctcaagtttgctggattggttttcgggtgtcatgtcgcatttgcaaagccccatgtGGGACCAAATTAGTggacatcccccagaagtgaccccatttgggaaactacacccctaaaaagattttatctaggggtatagtgcgcattttgaaaccacaggttttttgctgaatttagtgtaattaggccgtgaaaacttctaatattttttattctttttttttacggcgttcaccgtgcattataaattacatattttatttattctgtgggtcaatgcgattacggcgataccatatgtatatagttttttttatgttttacggtgtttgtacGATaacatcacggttttaaaaaatatatttagtttttgtgccgacatattctaagagccacaactttttttatttttacatcaacaaagccgtgtgagggctttttttttgcggaacaaactgtagtttttattggtaccatttttgagaacatgcaacattttgatccctatttattcaatgttttgggagctgaagtgacaaaaaaaattgattttgatattgtttctttattgtttttttttatggtggtcaACGTGAggtataaatgacattatatttttatagttcgggccgttacggacacagtgataccaattatgcatagtttattttattttttttcatttttttttaataataaaggacttcataagggaaaaagggcgatttttaattttattatttttacgtttaacttttttagttttgtacattttttttttaacttttttaaacttttttttttagttccactagggacttgaagttccaattgttggatcgttgttataataccttgcaatacttatgtattgcagggtattatacctgtcagtttcacactgacagggggcatattaggtcctaatcaccttccatagatggcagaccggaagcctttgttgggcttccggttgccatagcaacaatcagcCCCCGGAATCGTGTAGCGTGCTGCCAATATTGttttaacaacttaaatgcggcggtcagtattgactgccgcatttaagtggttaatcggttcggatcaccgctgtgatctgacctgatgttttcccccagtactaaggctactagtagcagcctgtactgggagatgctgggctgcggggagcgcctgtgtgctctgttagaagCACACGTAGATtatcgggctgcaggcacaagtaccagtgctgcagcccgttaatataCGTGggatggtcgggaaggggttaacatatgtGGGAACATTGATATTTGATCCTCATTCAAACAGTACACCGATCAGCCTTAATATTAAAACCACTTGCCTTATATTGTGTAGTTCCCCTTCATGCTACCTGACCTGTCAAggaatggactccacaagacccctgaagttgtcctgtggtatctggcaccaaaatATTAGAAGCAAATTGTGAGGTCTGGCCTCCAtgaatcagacttgtttttccagcataaTCCACAGATTCTCTATTGATTGAGATCtgaggaatttggaggccaagtcaacaccttaaacAATGTTTTGTTGATTGTACGTGTCAAAGTATTATCCACAGGAATGCCAGAACCtagggtttcccagcagaacattgccccgaTCATCACACTGCCTATggagcatcctggtgccatctcttccgcaGGTAAAGGACACACACGCACCTGCCATCGACATAATGTAACAGAAAACATGATTTATCAGactaggccaccttcttccattactCTATGGtcaagttctgatgctcacatgttCATCGTAGGCACTTTTGGCGGGGGAAAAGGGTCAGCATGGCCACTCTGACCATTTCGCAACTATGCAGTCCCATAtgca
This genomic stretch from Rhinoderma darwinii isolate aRhiDar2 chromosome 4, aRhiDar2.hap1, whole genome shotgun sequence harbors:
- the LOC142760450 gene encoding uncharacterized protein LOC142760450; amino-acid sequence: MAIRQRERIWRMANWTSFGEVRIVRLTETQRLGSLWEEWVGELGNVSTDQDRLVALLYWLGDAWEAGFSVAKVNRFVSALAFGFKLRGFRDVSKEFLVGQALKGLRRGRVEADCRRPMSFALLVSLGVSLVSVCRSSSEVELFQLAFSLAFFGALKIGELVSPSTKRAGGLRLEEVGLYGDRLEVWLRRSKTDQMGKGKRIVLFALPGSAMCPVACMRAFKPQVGSPELPLLRHEDGSFLSRYQFGAVFKKCLAAVGVAAGPYSSHSFRIGAATEAGRWGLDDEGARRIGRWESNRFRYYVRPHLLCIILLLGVKSVCSCI